A genomic region of Zea mays cultivar B73 chromosome 6, Zm-B73-REFERENCE-NAM-5.0, whole genome shotgun sequence contains the following coding sequences:
- the LOC100278117 gene encoding uncharacterized protein LOC100278117 → MGFMLRVRLASFFVGAAAAAAGGGYFLYKDYKLANDSLALKVKCLQDSTDTRYEALEKRLAALEGLQSPEAAPDVDTPSD, encoded by the exons ATGGGGTTCATGCTGCGGGTGAGGCTCGCCTCCTTCTTCGTCGGCGCGGCtgccgccgccgcgggcgggggCTACTTCCTCTACAAGGACTACAAGCTCGCCAACGACTCTCTGGCCCTCAAG GTGAAATGTCTCCAAGACTCAACTGACACTCGCTACGAAGCCCTTGAAAAGCGACTCGCTGCTTTGGAAGGTCTGCAAAGCCCTGAGGCTGCACCGGATGTGGATACGCCATCTGATTAG